In Lolium rigidum isolate FL_2022 chromosome 7, APGP_CSIRO_Lrig_0.1, whole genome shotgun sequence, the DNA window gggaggatccgtggcctccatggatcctaatgttcctccttcaacccaagatggcgaggaagaagaagcaaaacGAGATGagttggaaaatgcggaagtgtgagatgcatttgtgatatgcaaattATGTGTTCCACTTTGaatccatttgaaccatatgttgtgtGTTATTATTGAACTACGTCATGtgtcgttcttgaactatgtgatgtgtaTCCATTTGAACTATGGTAGATAATTTATTCATGATTATATGTGAGTGTTTGATTATTTTGGCGTGCCCGGCGGAGGAGCAATTTTACcgcccgcgcacgcgctgcaaaatagagcatcCGGCGAGGCGGATTTCGGCCTAGTGCGCGCCATTCATTTATAGTGCGGCGCGCCGACTTTTagtgcgcctgttggagatgctctaagtgtgaGCCGTTTCCCTTTGGTGTTCTGCCTACAGTGGACACAACGCATGGGGAGGTGCGATACCTCATTAAAAATGGGTTTATCTGTGTGGGACCGACTAGTCAGTTTAGCTATTAACGATGATAAAATGAGTATCTAGAGTAAGTTGCAACTGGTTAGATGTGGATCTGGTGGAGACTGCAAAAGTTTCGTCGATGTGGTGTTTTGTGCAACCAAATAAGCTGAACCTGGTGGAAGCTGCAATTTCCTCAAGGTATCCATACCGTCGCCTACACACCGTTTCATGCAAACTGTCTCGGCAGCACGCAAGTGCGCGGCGTCGCAGTCAGCACGCAGGTCGCCATTATAAAACTGTGCACACGGCAGCGGCTCTGACAACGCTTGCAAGCAACAGAACGCAAGTCGGTCAGAGAGAAGAATCCAAGGCGCGTACCTACCTACGCAGGCGCGCGCACAGGAACAGGAGCCACGGGAGAGGCAGCCGGGCACCGAGACAATGTGGAACAGATACAGAAAAGTGTGTTGTGCCCGTGGCTGGCCTGCGGGTCGAAGCCAAACCCAAAATGCCAAAGACGAAGCATAGCATGCATGCACGTTCGATCAGGCATTTCGTAACGGGCACATAAATTATTGCACGTCACGGCTTTCCACAGGTCTCCCCGACGCGACCGTGCTGGTCTAAACTATCGGACTCCTTTGGAAGAACCCAAGATATTCCAACGAGCAGACCGTGTGtgggggtttttttttttttgcctaaaCGAGACTATTTTTTTTATGATCGAGCAAACTGTGTAAAGCATAAGAAGGACTGATGCAAAATCTCGGCACATTAATATTTTATACCATCTTAAGCATAATCACTTTGTACAATGGTAATAGCAACGAAGTAGAACCTACAAACCTACCGATAATGAAGTTCCTATTGGAGATGGGTGCTATATGGCTTTCTGGTCTGACCTTTGGCTTGGAGACACTCCCCTCCAAGACCGTTTCCCTAACATCTTCTCCCACTTCACTCGCATTCATATCAGTGTCCACGCGGCTTTCTCCTCTAGCTTCTGCGACACCCTTGGACCGTGCCCGTCGCAGGCTGCTGAGAACGACCTCCGTGCCCTTGCTAACGAGTTGAGCTCGATGCTTTTACGCCATGATACTCCGGATGTCTGTATGTGCCGCCTCACTAACAAAAAGCTCTCGAACAAAAGCTTTCATTCCAATTTTTTCAGGCTGCTACAGATTGATGAAGTGGCGTGTAAGGTCTCGAGGAGTGCTGCCCCTCTAAGGTGCAAAATTTTCTGTTGGCTGGTTGGGAAGAGGCGCCTCCCCACCAACGAACGGTGCTTCAGGCACCACGTCGCCGCTGATGCTACCTGCCTCTCATgccccctcgacgaagatacgaACCACCTTCTCCTCCCGTTCCCCAAGGCGCGGGAAATTTGGTGTTTATTCCACCACGACTTCGACGGAATGGGGCTATCCAGCCTCGCGGACCTCTGGACCTCGCGGTGCCGAAGCTATGAAGAAACCACCATCAACACCGCCATTGCGTGGAATATCTGGAAGAGAAGAAACGCCCGTACTTTCAATGGCGTGGAAGAAGACATTACTTTAGTTGTTCGCCGATGCCTTGCAAATGTTAGACTTTGGGCTCATAGATATACCACCCCTTCCTCTCCTCTGTTCTTAATAATTGATGTAATGGGTACGACCCGCCCTGAGAGTATCCCCCCTAATCCCTCTCTATCCTCTAAAAACTGTAAAATGCTCCCCATGTACTCACTTGTGAGCTTTCGTTTATAAAGTGTCCAGGCTAGCGTAAGCCCGCCGTAGGCAgagtaaaaaataaataaaatctaAAAGTATCTTGCAATGGCAAAGCTCAACCTTTATTTTAACTTTTTTAAGTTTCACCAAATTAAGATTTTCGAATATCCCTCGTTCGATGTAGCACACCATCAAATCATTAAGCCACCGTCGGACATTTTGCTAGGCAACTCTATCTTGGTAATTCTCTCTCAAGAGAAAAACTATGTCTTGGTAATCTTCATAGGTGAGAAGGCCGGTCTTCATTAAACCGATGATCAAACCCAGAGACAATAGAGTCTATAGCACGATAAAAAATAATCAATGGTGACATGTTTATTTTCCTCCTTTTCTTGTTTTACCATATTTTGTTACCATGGTATCCATACTTGAGATTATGATGTTATTTTCAATGCGAAATGATTGAGTAACTAGTCTATGGGCACTAGCAAACTAAGGACTAACATTTTGAGAGCTGTGTATTTTGCACATgcgtgcatatgctccctttattttgaaatgcatattagacacattttgaaatgttaaaaaaataaaacaaaaaattcgcatatacatcttcacgtgctacgtgctacATGCTCATAAAATCGTTTTATGAAAATTCAACTTGTCGTGTAGTGtgtgtaaaaaatataaaattctgCTAAAAAAGAGTTTTCACAAtaattgttttctcttttttacatagatcacaaaaattatcggtttttcgtgaaacttgtcaAATGCACATATATCGTGAAGACGtagatgtagaattttttatcaaacTTTTTTTGACACTTGAAAATATAATTTTGTGTTAAGAGAGCATATGCACCCTGGAGCCAAATTAAGTTTCCAATGTTTGTTTCAGAGTTAGCTACACACCTACACTCATTGCCCCCGGTCAGGAAACAGTTTTGGTGGGATTGGATGCCAAAGCCTGCTGACAAAGGAGCAACGCCTCTGATCGAGTACCAGAACGGCTCCCTACTGTATCGGTCCTCGGACTCTGAACGACTGACAAGGGTTCAGCAGAAAAACTATTGAGGTCTGAACAATGCAAGACTTTAATCTTCGCTGGAGCTAGTATTCCAGGGAATGGTACGAGCACTACTCTGATTCAGAAATTAATCCGACCAGAAGAACGCATGTGCTTCCTGGCGCTGAGAAATAATCTGGAAAGTCTAGCAAAAACCGAACAGGGCAGAAGATGGAGAGATGATTGAACCATGACAAAGTAATGTATCAAATCAGGTTCTACTTCTAGCTAGCAATCACAACACACAAAAGATGTTTGTTACTCGAACGGCTACGAAGAGAAGAATCGCGTGGTGAAgttggacgacgaggaggaggcccggttgGCGTCGGTGGCGACCGTCCCGGGCCATAGAGTCACCGGCGGCCGGCCATCGTAGAAGCCCGCCGCCATGGGCGGAGGGCACGCCAGCACGCCCAGCGGCGGAAGCTTCCTCATCATGGACAGCGGCGGCGAGAAAGCCCCATCTTCCTCTGTAATCCCATTCGGGGACGGCGATGCGTCAGGCGTGTCGAACGGCGTGTCTTCTtcgtacccgcccggggcggcggTGGCGCCCCGCTCGTACACGGGGTTGGAGATGCGCAGGAAGCCGTCGCTGtacgcggaggaggaggactcgcAGGCGGTGGGCTCggaccgcggcggcgacggcgacggcgaggagcggcGCGCGGGAGACCACTTCCACACGGCGGCCTCCAGCTTGGGGATGGCGAGGAGGAGGTCCTTGCGGGTGGGCGCGCACATGACGCCGTGCGCGTAGTAGAAGGGCGGGGTGCTGGAGAGCGCCTCGTGCGTCGCcgtcgtggtggtggtggccaccGACGCGTCGTCGGCGGTGTGCGGCAGGGACGACGCCGGGACGCCAAGCTTCGGCCTCTTGTGCGGCGCCATCTCGGccgcgcggaggcggcggcgtcggagGTGGGAGCAGAAGAGgtcggcgaggaggaggacgacgatggtgAGGAAGACGGCCAGGCTGAGCGCCACCATGATGCACACCCCCACTGTCAGCTTCGACATGCCGTCGGTGAACATCACGGCCTCCGCGCCCTCGGCTCGCTCGCGGCGCCGCGCTTGCCAAGACTCGATGGTCAAGTGGAGTGGAGTGGCTACTGGAGAGTGTGCGTGGGCTGTACCTGCAACAAGCCAACATGTGTAGTGGTCACTGGTCACTGATCACTTGGTGGCAACAAAATACTCTCTCGCTTAGAGCAGCTAGCTAGAGTAGCTAATTCGACTCTCATTTGTCTAATCTAAGTTATCTAGTTTAATCGTACCTGTTTGTCTCGTAATGATCAACTGCCGTTGCCATCACCGAGgtgagttagtacttccaaaagcTATGGCCTAGTACACTTAGCACCATAGACAATGTCACAATGGTGTTCTTGTGTTCAGAAACCACGATGTAGCTGAACCCTTTCGGTGGTAAAGGGGCCCGTGCACGGTGTAGGGTAGATTGTCAGTGGAGTACAAGGTGATTCTGCGAGGTGAGCTGCGGAAAGCGTGCGTAATGGTTGCGTTAATCGGTGCCTGATCATTGGGCGTAGAGAAAGGAGGAGACGGGGGTGGTTTTGGCGGGAGGTCTGCGATCTGTTGCAGGTGCGAATCCAAAGATTTTGTGGTCTATTTGTGCTCTGATATGCTACACGAGCACGAGTCGCTTTTTCATCATTAGAGGGGATGAGACCATTGACCGTAGCCGTGTCCCTACCGCATGACTGTCATTTGTAAAGTTATAGCCTATCCTCTCAGCTCAAATGTGTATAGTCAATCTTCAAACATGCAGCTTTTCATATTTGCCAGAGCCCTAAACTTTGTGACAGGGAAAACTACCTACTCCTTTtttttaagggcatctccagcaggctGACCCAAAAGCGGGACCTAAACGGTATTGTTACTGTCTGTTTGGGTTGGTTAGCGGACAAGATGCGTCTTGCGGTTCGGCTGGCCTAGCCTATTTGGTCCACTGGCTAGTCCTCCTCCTTTGTCATGTTCTGACGGTGAGCCATTTCGATGGAGGCAAGGATGGCGTCCTGCTCCACCTTTGttatgtcctcctcctcctcgttgtccGAAGGTGGAATAGTTGTTCGACGACAGGAAACACTCACTTGCGGCATTGATGAGCATGTCCCATGTGGTGGCAAGGAGGTGAGGCATTTTTTGTTGGCGAGGGAGAGCTGGAGTTGGCGCATGACGGTCCATCTTATAGCCAGATCTATGAGCGGGAAACAATGGGAATTCATAGTGCCTCGTTGCAACCGCTTGCGGAACCGATGCTGCATTAAATAAGTTTATGCAAGTTACATGGGATTTTTAAAGATGGATGAGCGGTTTTTTTGGACAAACGTTGGAGGGGCGATTCTGGGCGGTTTCTCTAGACTCCAACCATGAGGATGGCGAATCATCACCGGCGTCTTCATCTGCTTCTGAAGAGGTCATCCGATCGGTGTCATGCCTATGTGTGACGCCGGATCCAATCAAATGCGACCTAACATCATGGTCTTCTAACGCGGAGGTGAGAAAGGAAGAAGAGTCTGCAAAGAGAGCTGGCTACGCTTCTTAATCAAGGTACGTGCCCTATCCTTCTAATTTCTTTTCCCCTGAGAGATATAGAGAAAGACAAGAGCCGATAAATAAGTTGTACCTTTCTCTTGGAATCTTTCAATGCATCAGAGTGGATCACGGTTCATCGTAGACAGAGGAAGATGGGTGGTAAGCATATCCGTCAAGTTCTTGTTCTTGGCAACGTCCAGTTTTCAGTCGTTCAAAAAAGCAATTTATTAACATGGGCCGTATGGGCCACAGTTAAAATGGCTTGGGATCCTTTGTTCCGATTGAAGGGTCAAATGGGCCTCGAATCAAAGGATCGCATACAATCTTGGTTTACatataaggctggtgccaatgcaccgcccgcctcccgccccgccacgtcagcttttctcttactctcaccccactctcatctcactctcaccccacggtgtcagtgcacgggctatagtgcgagctctcgcctccctctcgccccactagcgcctccctaccgcccccactagcaccgctatcgcctccctctcgccccactctcgcctccaacgcgggctataggcgggcggtaccgcgccctaacgccgggcgcccgcgccaccgcccgaCGCTACCgtcccgcccctctcccgcctgCCTCTCGCCCCGCACTGGGCGGTAGCGCCTCCACTCccgcccccattggcaccagcctaaggctgagagcatctccactcgtttagcCTCCCCACGCTGAAATCCGGATGAAACAATCGTCGGATTAGACGAAATAAAGTCGTGGGGAGAACCATATtttcagtcgtccacccggagttcgtcgGACATAGTCGAAATTCAAATAAATCGTCGTCCCGCTACaaatacggccagttgatcggcaaaaggatcatccacagatcggcgatcggaggaaaattacactgaaacaggggcgtcggcagtcccgcctggcacggcggtgtccgacggcccagtttcctcacacgccgtggtcgaAGCGGTGGCCGACGTCGCAGCGGCGGCAGTCGACATCGCAGCGGCGACAGTCGACGTCgtagacggtgaggaagacgaggtaggagccggagaGGATGAAGAACTGGCCGGAGTGGGTCGGAGGATGTCGGTGCGATGGCCCACTTACCTAGACGTTTGGCTGTAGGtggcctcttggaacatggcaggcgacGACGGCGAGAAGCTCGAAGGGGAGAAAGTCGACAGGGAACTGCTTGTATCTTgcatcggccattggccggggaacatggcggcggcgccgcctgacaaaggattactttgtcaatgcctacagattgtagactagggttttgttagaagtagagggcaagtagatctcgaaggtttcagccaaaaagtactcgacgattatgaaaactagggttgtgttgataatagattcgatcctttctttgtccctcgactcccccttatataggaggtggagccgagggtttcgtaatacacaagtttacagagtccgggacggtttctaactcatcccgccagattacaaataacacttcctattacaactctatctttccttaatatatcttgggcttccgaatcttcttattcttcgagtagtgggccttcagtaaaccccgggtactatattcggcaggcccatttgggatgcctatgtcagtagcccccgagattttgcttgaattgtagagtcaaggaaaatctccactgtttatttttattcgagagctttaacttttctatacttcttcacataaaattctatattgtacagggataatggtagttggggctagttcatctgacggatcaggtactagttaactgctctagtggcaatccgcaaaaacctacttcaagatcacgtccccggacatgatctcgggataccggtgcaaacttcgacaggtgccgcttaaggtcttaccattccgtcgagtcccggccaaatttatcgagtacctaacgcatccgttaggatttttcttcgtatccgttgatacggataaaagtagcagaagcgcagtctttggcgatgccacgcccagcagaacggatctggggtcttaccttcgcaaatttgcggcattcagaaattgatcgcatctttggcgttctgagaatatattgtcgagtgcttttcggctttggaatagcacattttatcgagtcatatttgatgacttattttgtcttcccgatgggagtatatgttgagttatctgtgtaactcgaaatatactcacttctgtttctttgttttgataaaaattcatcgggcacgcgaacagcgttcccgatgggagtagcccctgaggctacatccaaggacttgtgcttgggtgtaggctccacagattagtatccgtTGTCGCTATATTTGTGATCCTTCTcgataatttttttttatttatcgggtgcgcgaccagcgctcccgatgggagtagcccccgaggctatgaacaaatgcttgcatttggtcataggctctcgccatttttaTCTTGCAATActcgaaatttttattttttctgaaagtagcccccgagcatttgggcaaaaacttgtatttgaacaAAGGCTCTCGAGATATCCTTGCTTGTCGATAATCTCTGCAAATTTGGTAGTcgagcttttctttcactttgacGACGTCACCgccgatgatagccacgatttctattTTGGAACCGACCATTGCCGCCTCTttcactgccttgtgggtcccaatTCCTGATCTaacggacacgtcgtgcaagtgggggacacatgttctccccttTTTTCGGCACACGATCCGTAACCTCGTcgatgttaaaatacttttttaccctcatctccacgtggttatcatctctcGCAtattttttccatccaacggtccgccgcttcaccgcacctctatataagatccccttcttcttcctcgagcacttccgctcgcgccgttctcctcgCTTTCTCTCGCAAAACTGCCTCCCGCGCTCCTCGGCTCTCAAAGCTCCTCTCCTCGCAACCGCacttctccaccattgttgatgccaccgcgtcgcttgacgaggcacagcacacctgattcgtcaatggctgccgcggatctaggagccgcggagtgggagaggtccaagatcaccAACCAGGACCtaaatctcttgaagaagctggggattagcaCGAAGCCCCAGGCATTacgcttccccagtgaggagagctaccctacccctccaatggggtatcgggtaagttttgttgaccatctcatccgtggtctttccgcccccattcatccttttcttcggggAT includes these proteins:
- the LOC124673992 gene encoding uncharacterized protein LOC124673992, which gives rise to MFTDGMSKLTVGVCIMVALSLAVFLTIVVLLLADLFCSHLRRRRLRAAEMAPHKRPKLGVPASSLPHTADDASVATTTTTATHEALSSTPPFYYAHGVMCAPTRKDLLLAIPKLEAAVWKWSPARRSSPSPSPPRSEPTACESSSSAYSDGFLRISNPVYERGATAAPGGYEEDTPFDTPDASPSPNGITEEDGAFSPPLSMMRKLPPLGVLACPPPMAAGFYDGRPPVTLWPGTVATDANRASSSSSNFTTRFFSS